In Flavobacteriales bacterium, the following are encoded in one genomic region:
- a CDS encoding aminotransferase class I/II-fold pyridoxal phosphate-dependent enzyme, whose product MKQIAMVDLQTQYRRLQKEIDDAVLAVMDSARFIGGPEVDGFKNELAEYLGAEHVIPCANGTDALQIAMMALGLKPGDEVIVPTFTYVATAEVIALLGLTPVMVDVDEDTFTLDLSQVEAAIGPKTKAIVPVHLYGQCADMEGLMALADRHGIHVIEDNAQAIGSDYFFSNGRVAKSGTIGTFGTTSFFPSKNLGCFGDGGAIFTNDDDLAKMAVMIASHGQSKLYTHDVVGVNSRLDAMQAAVLRIKLRHLDDFISRRIAVADRYDAAFANVDAIKTPVRDNRSKHVFHQYTLVLNGVDRNGIKEFLQENDIPSMIYYPIPLHKQKAFANSDSNRSFAVTEKLCDNVISLPIHTEMESEQQDYIIEKVIEFINKSE is encoded by the coding sequence TTGAAACAGATAGCCATGGTGGATCTGCAGACGCAATACAGGCGTTTGCAGAAGGAGATTGACGATGCCGTACTTGCCGTAATGGACTCTGCGCGATTCATCGGTGGTCCAGAAGTGGACGGATTTAAGAATGAATTGGCAGAATATCTTGGCGCGGAGCATGTGATTCCGTGCGCCAATGGTACCGATGCGCTGCAAATTGCCATGATGGCACTTGGGCTGAAGCCTGGAGATGAGGTCATTGTTCCGACTTTCACGTATGTGGCCACGGCCGAAGTGATCGCCTTGCTGGGTCTGACACCTGTAATGGTGGATGTGGATGAGGACACGTTCACCTTGGACTTGAGTCAAGTTGAAGCGGCCATTGGTCCCAAAACCAAAGCCATCGTACCTGTTCATCTTTACGGCCAATGTGCCGATATGGAAGGATTGATGGCGTTGGCCGATAGGCATGGAATCCACGTGATTGAGGATAATGCACAGGCCATCGGCTCGGATTATTTCTTCTCGAACGGACGAGTGGCGAAATCTGGAACCATTGGAACGTTCGGAACGACCTCCTTCTTTCCATCCAAAAACTTGGGTTGTTTCGGGGATGGTGGAGCCATCTTCACCAATGATGACGATCTGGCCAAAATGGCCGTGATGATCGCATCGCACGGTCAGAGCAAATTGTACACGCATGACGTGGTCGGGGTCAATTCCCGTTTGGATGCCATGCAGGCTGCTGTGCTGAGAATCAAACTCCGTCATTTGGATGATTTCATCTCACGGAGAATTGCCGTTGCAGATAGATACGATGCAGCATTCGCGAATGTTGATGCCATCAAAACTCCAGTAAGAGACAATAGGTCGAAGCACGTTTTCCATCAATATACCTTGGTGCTGAATGGCGTGGACAGAAATGGAATTAAGGAATTCTTGCAAGAGAACGACATTCCATCCATGATCTATTACCCGATTCCGTTGCACAAACAGAAGGCGTTTGCCAATAGTGACTCAAACAGAAGTTTTGCCGTAACTGAAAAGCTGTGCGATAACGTGATCTCGCTTCCAATTCACACCGAAATGGAATCGGAACAGCAGGATTATATCATTGAAAAAGTAATTGAATTCATAAATAAGAGCGAATGA
- a CDS encoding NAD-dependent epimerase/dehydratase family protein, giving the protein MKRVLITGAAGFLGSHLCDRFIKEGYYVIGMDNLITGNLKNIEHLFKLKEFEFYHHDVSKYIHIPGELDYILHFASPASPIDYLKIPIQTLKVGSLGTHNCLGLAKAKGARMLIASTSEVYGDPMVHPQTEDYWGNVNPIGPRGVYDEAKRFQEAITMAYHRYHGLETRIVRIFNTYGPRMRLNDGRVLPAFIGQALRGEDLTVFGDGSQTRSFCYVDDLIEGIYRLLHSDYAEPVNIGNPDEITIAQFAEEIIKLTGTDQKVIYKPLPVDDPMQRQPNIDRARAILDWEPKVSRAEGLKITYEYFKSLPEEELFKKEHNTFEGYIRK; this is encoded by the coding sequence ATGAAAAGAGTATTGATCACAGGTGCGGCCGGTTTTCTCGGTTCACACCTTTGCGACAGGTTTATCAAAGAAGGTTACTACGTGATCGGGATGGACAATCTCATCACAGGAAACCTCAAGAATATCGAACACCTGTTTAAACTGAAGGAGTTCGAATTCTACCATCACGATGTAAGCAAGTACATTCATATTCCAGGCGAACTGGATTACATTTTGCATTTCGCATCGCCAGCAAGCCCGATCGATTACTTGAAGATTCCGATTCAAACATTGAAAGTGGGCTCGTTGGGAACGCACAACTGTTTGGGACTGGCCAAAGCGAAAGGAGCAAGAATGCTGATCGCCTCAACTTCTGAAGTTTACGGTGACCCGATGGTGCATCCACAGACCGAAGATTACTGGGGAAATGTGAATCCGATCGGGCCGCGTGGCGTGTACGATGAAGCCAAGCGTTTTCAGGAGGCCATCACCATGGCGTATCATCGTTATCATGGACTTGAAACGCGTATTGTTCGGATTTTCAACACATACGGTCCGCGCATGCGACTGAATGATGGTCGTGTACTTCCCGCATTCATCGGGCAGGCACTGCGTGGCGAAGACCTTACGGTTTTCGGTGATGGAAGTCAGACAAGAAGTTTCTGTTATGTAGATGATCTGATTGAAGGGATTTACCGTTTGCTTCATTCCGATTATGCAGAGCCGGTGAACATTGGAAATCCGGATGAGATCACGATTGCGCAATTCGCAGAGGAGATCATCAAACTCACAGGAACGGATCAGAAAGTGATCTACAAACCACTTCCAGTAGATGATCCGATGCAACGTCAACCGAACATTGATAGAGCAAGAGCAATTCTCGATTGGGAGCCGAAGGTGAGCCGTGCCGAAGGATTGAAGATCACCTACGAATATTTCAAAAGCCTTCCAGAAGAGGAACTGTTCAAAAAGGAACACAACACCTTTGAAGGGTATATCAGAAAGTGA
- a CDS encoding N-acetyltransferase encodes MGYFAHETAVIDEGCTIGEGTKVWHFSHLMTGCVLGQNCNLGQNVVVSPNVVLGNNVKVQNNVSIYTGVICEDDVFLGPSMVFTNVTNPRSAVNRRGQYEKTVVGKGASIGANATVVCGHNIGTFAFIGAGSVVTKDIPPYALVVGNPARQIGWMSEFGHRLEFDANGSATCPESGEKYQLKEGSVTKLS; translated from the coding sequence ATGGGATATTTTGCCCACGAAACAGCGGTTATCGATGAAGGCTGCACCATTGGTGAAGGAACCAAAGTGTGGCATTTCTCTCATTTGATGACGGGCTGTGTTCTGGGGCAGAACTGCAATCTCGGACAGAACGTGGTGGTTTCGCCAAATGTGGTTTTGGGCAATAATGTCAAGGTTCAGAACAATGTTTCGATTTACACAGGTGTCATTTGCGAAGATGATGTGTTCCTCGGCCCATCCATGGTTTTTACCAATGTGACGAATCCGAGAAGCGCGGTGAATCGCAGAGGACAGTACGAGAAAACCGTGGTCGGAAAAGGTGCCAGCATCGGAGCGAACGCGACCGTTGTCTGTGGACACAACATCGGAACGTTCGCCTTCATTGGTGCAGGTTCCGTAGTAACGAAAGACATTCCTCCGTACGCGTTGGTTGTCGGGAATCCTGCGCGCCAGATCGGTTGGATGAGCGAATTCGGTCACCGATTGGAATTCGATGCCAATGGATCGGCAACTTGTCCCGAAAGTGGAGAAAAGTATCAGTTGAAAGAAGGTTCGGTAACCAAACTGTCATGA
- a CDS encoding gfo/Idh/MocA family oxidoreductase, with the protein MIERKIRFGVVGCGHIGKRHAEMITRNSECELVALSDSRDGKELGIDTYDVPFFDSLEEMLAAVPEIDVVCVCTPNGFHAEHSIAALKAGKHIVCEKPMALTKADCEKIIFQSLQVSKQVFCVMQNRYSPPSVWIKKVIEENILGKVFMVQVNCYWNRDERYYKPGVWKGDGKLDGGTLFTQFSHFVDIMYWLFGDITDIKANFHDFNHQNLTDFEDSGLVHFNFVNGGMGCINYSTSVWNSNLESSLTIIGEKGSVKIGGQYMNEVEYCNIDGYEMPELEESGPANDYGAYKGSAANHHFIIENVVENLRGSKSITTNALEGLKVVDIIERIYALRPKELLSKKNS; encoded by the coding sequence ATCATCGAACGGAAAATACGATTTGGAGTGGTCGGCTGTGGCCACATTGGCAAGCGACATGCCGAGATGATCACCCGCAATTCTGAATGTGAACTGGTTGCGTTGAGTGATTCGCGCGATGGAAAGGAATTGGGGATCGATACGTATGATGTGCCGTTTTTCGATTCGTTGGAAGAGATGTTGGCAGCCGTTCCTGAGATCGATGTGGTCTGCGTTTGTACTCCGAATGGATTTCATGCGGAGCATAGCATTGCTGCGCTGAAAGCAGGCAAGCACATCGTTTGCGAAAAGCCGATGGCGTTGACCAAGGCAGATTGCGAGAAGATCATCTTTCAATCGTTGCAGGTTTCAAAGCAGGTTTTCTGCGTGATGCAGAACCGTTATTCGCCACCTTCGGTCTGGATCAAGAAGGTGATTGAGGAGAACATTCTCGGCAAAGTTTTCATGGTGCAGGTCAACTGTTACTGGAACCGTGACGAGCGTTACTACAAACCTGGAGTTTGGAAAGGCGATGGGAAACTGGATGGTGGCACACTTTTCACGCAATTCTCGCACTTCGTTGACATCATGTATTGGCTCTTCGGAGACATTACTGACATCAAAGCCAATTTTCACGATTTCAATCATCAGAACCTTACCGATTTTGAGGATTCTGGATTGGTGCATTTCAACTTCGTGAACGGTGGAATGGGATGTATCAATTATTCGACTTCTGTGTGGAATTCGAACTTGGAGAGCAGTCTCACAATTATTGGTGAGAAGGGAAGCGTGAAGATCGGTGGACAGTACATGAACGAGGTGGAATACTGCAACATCGATGGCTACGAAATGCCGGAGTTGGAAGAGTCGGGCCCTGCAAATGATTATGGAGCGTACAAAGGCTCTGCGGCAAACCACCATTTCATCATAGAGAATGTGGTTGAGAACCTGCGCGGAAGCAAATCCATTACCACAAACGCCTTGGAAGGGCTGAAGGTGGTTGACATCATCGAGCGCATTTATGCGCTCAGACCGAAAGAGTTATTATCGAAGAAGAATTCGTGA
- a CDS encoding nucleotide sugar dehydrogenase, whose translation MNIAVVGTGYVGLVTGTCLAETGNHVICVDIDEKKVNKMRNGEVPIYEPHLDVLFERNIKQGRLKFTTDLEEAVGSAQVVFLALPTPPGEDGSADLSYVLGVADNLGKIMKDYKVLVDKSTVPVGTADKVTAAVQKHATVDFDVVSNPEFLREGFAVDDFLKPDRVVVGTSSEKAKKIMEELYKPYVRQGNPIIFMDEKSAELTKYAANAFLATKITFMNEIANLCELLDADVDKVRIGIGTDTRIGKRFLFPGIGYGGSCFPKDVQALAKSASEVNYDFTILDSVMRVNENQKTVIVPKIKDFYGGDLKGKHFALWGLAFKPDTDDIREAPALYVIDKLLEAGATITAYDPEAMDNVKERVGDRISYAEDANSALENADALIIATEWSVFRSPDFDVMSEKLKEKVVFDGRNLYELDQMKDLGFYYSSIGRRTIIPQG comes from the coding sequence ATGAACATTGCTGTTGTAGGAACAGGATATGTTGGTCTGGTGACCGGGACCTGCTTGGCAGAAACCGGAAATCACGTTATCTGTGTTGATATTGACGAGAAGAAAGTGAATAAGATGCGGAACGGAGAAGTGCCGATCTATGAGCCGCATTTGGATGTGCTTTTCGAACGGAACATCAAACAGGGCCGCTTGAAATTCACCACAGACCTGGAAGAGGCCGTTGGTTCTGCGCAGGTCGTGTTCTTGGCGCTTCCAACTCCTCCGGGAGAAGATGGTTCTGCCGATCTTTCCTACGTGCTTGGTGTTGCCGATAACCTCGGTAAGATCATGAAGGACTACAAGGTTCTTGTGGACAAGAGTACCGTTCCTGTAGGAACTGCTGATAAAGTGACTGCAGCAGTTCAAAAACACGCAACGGTAGATTTTGATGTGGTTTCCAACCCGGAATTCCTTCGTGAGGGATTTGCGGTGGATGACTTCTTGAAGCCTGATCGAGTGGTTGTCGGAACTTCTTCCGAGAAGGCCAAGAAGATCATGGAAGAGCTTTACAAACCGTATGTCCGTCAAGGAAACCCGATCATCTTCATGGATGAGAAATCGGCCGAGCTGACCAAATATGCGGCCAACGCATTCCTTGCCACCAAGATCACCTTCATGAACGAGATCGCCAATCTCTGCGAACTTCTTGATGCAGATGTGGACAAGGTGAGAATCGGAATCGGAACGGATACGCGTATCGGTAAGCGTTTCCTTTTTCCGGGCATCGGTTATGGCGGAAGCTGTTTCCCGAAGGATGTACAGGCATTGGCAAAATCAGCCTCTGAAGTGAATTACGATTTCACCATTCTTGATTCTGTGATGCGCGTGAATGAGAACCAGAAAACGGTCATTGTTCCCAAGATCAAAGATTTTTACGGAGGCGATCTGAAAGGAAAGCACTTCGCACTTTGGGGCTTGGCCTTCAAGCCAGATACGGATGACATCCGCGAAGCACCTGCACTTTACGTCATTGACAAATTGTTGGAAGCGGGAGCAACCATTACGGCTTACGATCCAGAGGCAATGGATAACGTGAAGGAACGAGTAGGCGATAGAATTTCTTATGCCGAGGATGCCAACAGCGCTTTGGAGAATGCCGATGCCTTGATCATTGCCACCGAGTGGTCGGTTTTCCGCTCACCGGATTTTGATGTGATGTCAGAGAAGCTGAAGGAAAAGGTCGTCTTCGATGGACGTAACCTTTACGAACTCGATCAAATGAAAGATCTCGGTTTCTACTACAGCAGCATTGGACGAAGAACCATAATCCCACAAGGATGA
- a CDS encoding nucleotide sugar dehydrogenase, translating into MYERLVNKDAKLAVIGLGYVGLPIALAFARKIKVVGFDINADRVELMKKNIDPSEELEASEFEGCDILFTADPNDLKDVQFYIVAVPTPIDEHNLPDLRPVLSASKTVGSALSKGDYVVFESTVYPGCTEEDCVPVLEEVSGLKFNEDFKVGYSPERINPGDKEHTLAKIVKVVSGCDDESLDIVAKTYELVVDAGVHRASSIKVAEAAKIIENTQRDVNIALMNELSMIFNRMGINTFDVLQAAGTKWNFLKFFPGLVGGHCIGVDPYYLTHKARELGYHSKVITSGRSINDEMGPYIARETVKKIIANGKDISKAKVLIMGATFKENVADIRNSKVVDVIRELESFGVRVDVVDPHASSSELKHEYGFELTSKVGNNYDAIIVAVNHAEYISKDENYFESLSSDNGIVVDVKGVFKGRINNLEYWSL; encoded by the coding sequence ATTTACGAAAGATTGGTGAACAAAGACGCCAAGTTGGCGGTGATCGGCCTTGGCTACGTGGGGCTGCCTATTGCCTTGGCTTTCGCCAGAAAGATAAAAGTGGTCGGCTTCGACATCAACGCAGACCGTGTGGAGTTGATGAAAAAGAACATCGACCCAAGCGAGGAACTGGAAGCATCCGAGTTTGAAGGATGTGACATTCTCTTTACTGCCGATCCGAACGACCTGAAAGACGTTCAGTTCTATATTGTGGCGGTTCCTACGCCAATTGACGAACACAACCTGCCCGATCTTAGACCTGTGTTAAGTGCGTCAAAAACAGTTGGTTCTGCACTCAGCAAAGGCGATTATGTGGTTTTTGAATCGACCGTTTATCCAGGTTGCACCGAAGAAGACTGTGTTCCAGTTTTGGAGGAGGTCTCTGGTCTGAAATTCAATGAGGATTTCAAAGTTGGTTACTCACCAGAGCGCATCAATCCAGGAGATAAGGAACATACGTTGGCCAAGATCGTCAAGGTGGTTTCGGGCTGTGATGATGAATCACTGGATATCGTGGCTAAAACATACGAATTGGTGGTAGATGCAGGCGTTCACCGAGCGTCATCCATCAAAGTTGCCGAGGCGGCCAAGATCATTGAGAACACCCAGCGCGATGTGAACATTGCTTTGATGAACGAACTTTCCATGATCTTCAACCGAATGGGCATCAATACGTTCGATGTGCTTCAGGCTGCAGGTACAAAATGGAATTTCCTGAAGTTCTTCCCTGGCCTGGTCGGTGGGCATTGCATCGGTGTCGATCCATATTACCTCACGCACAAGGCCCGCGAGCTCGGTTATCACTCCAAGGTCATCACCTCTGGTCGTTCCATCAACGATGAGATGGGACCATATATCGCGCGCGAAACGGTGAAGAAGATCATCGCCAACGGAAAAGACATCAGCAAGGCCAAAGTGCTTATAATGGGAGCTACATTCAAGGAAAATGTGGCCGATATCCGCAACTCAAAAGTGGTGGATGTGATCCGTGAGTTGGAGTCGTTCGGAGTTCGGGTGGACGTGGTCGATCCACATGCATCTTCCAGCGAGCTCAAACACGAATACGGTTTTGAGCTTACGTCCAAGGTTGGCAATAATTACGATGCCATCATCGTGGCTGTGAACCATGCCGAATACATCAGCAAGGATGAAAACTATTTCGAATCACTTTCTTCCGACAACGGAATTGTTGTGGATGTGAAAGGCGTCTTCAAAGGCAGAATCAATAATCTGGAATACTGGAGTTTGTAA
- the galE gene encoding UDP-glucose 4-epimerase GalE yields MVVVTGGTGYIGSHTVVELLQAGYQVAILDDLSNSSIEVLDAIEELTGVRPQFFEVDLSDAAATASVFEQIGAEADSIIHFAAKKAVGESVQDPLLYYRNNLFSLVNVLEEMKKHDIRNFVFSSSCTVYGQPDVCPVTESTPRKEAESPYGNTKSMAEDIIRDASPVEKFNSISLRYFNPIGAHASGKIGELPVGIPNNLVPYVTQTAAGIRETLTVFGDDYPTADGTCIRDYIHVVDLAKAHLQALKRIEDGRMDSAYEVFNVGTGNGYSVLDVVNGFEEATGIKVNYRIGSRRAGDITQVWADTSLANEALNWKAELGLKEALSSSWNWEQNYRKQNT; encoded by the coding sequence ATGGTAGTTGTAACGGGAGGAACAGGATATATTGGTTCGCACACCGTTGTAGAACTGCTACAGGCGGGTTATCAGGTTGCAATTCTTGATGATCTTTCCAATTCCAGCATCGAAGTGCTTGATGCGATTGAAGAACTGACGGGCGTTCGTCCCCAGTTTTTTGAGGTAGATCTTTCCGATGCTGCTGCAACCGCATCGGTGTTTGAGCAGATAGGTGCAGAGGCAGACTCGATCATCCATTTTGCGGCCAAGAAAGCGGTCGGAGAATCCGTTCAGGATCCATTGCTCTATTACAGGAACAACCTTTTCAGTTTGGTGAACGTGCTGGAGGAAATGAAAAAGCACGACATCAGGAATTTCGTCTTTTCATCCAGTTGTACCGTTTACGGTCAGCCAGATGTTTGCCCGGTCACGGAATCCACTCCAAGAAAAGAAGCAGAATCTCCTTACGGAAATACCAAAAGCATGGCAGAGGACATCATCCGCGATGCTTCGCCTGTCGAGAAATTCAACAGTATTTCACTGAGATATTTCAACCCTATCGGGGCACATGCTTCAGGGAAGATCGGTGAACTTCCGGTTGGAATCCCCAACAATCTTGTTCCGTACGTTACGCAAACAGCAGCGGGGATTCGCGAAACACTTACTGTTTTTGGAGATGACTATCCAACGGCTGATGGAACATGCATCCGCGATTACATCCATGTGGTGGACCTGGCAAAGGCCCATCTCCAGGCATTGAAACGCATTGAGGATGGTCGGATGGATTCGGCATACGAAGTATTCAATGTCGGTACTGGCAACGGTTATTCCGTTCTGGATGTCGTCAATGGCTTTGAGGAGGCGACAGGAATTAAAGTGAATTACAGGATCGGGTCGAGAAGGGCAGGAGACATTACACAGGTTTGGGCAGATACATCGCTTGCTAATGAGGCGCTCAACTGGAAGGCTGAACTTGGATTGAAAGAAGCGCTCAGTTCATCTTGGAACTGGGAACAGAATTACAGAAAACAGAACACATGA